A genomic stretch from Candidatus Zixiibacteriota bacterium includes:
- a CDS encoding phosphopantothenoylcysteine decarboxylase, with translation MPLKGKKILLGITGCIAAYKACYLVRFLRKAGAEVKVVLTASATKFVTVTTLET, from the coding sequence ATGCCCCTCAAAGGCAAGAAAATCCTGCTCGGTATCACCGGTTGCATTGCGGCTTATAAAGCCTGCTATCTGGTACGCTTTTTGCGAAAGGCGGGCGCCGAGGTCAAAGTCGTCCTGACCGCGTCGGCGACCAAGTTCGTAACGGTTACAACACTGGAGAC
- a CDS encoding DUF494 family protein produces the protein MEERILEIVFYLVEHLRSHNGQIGPFNVISKDLRSRGFTDSEISSAYGWFLEEMQKEGGRISPTVGSAQSFRVLSPLELEHFTPDAAGFLIQLLRFRLISPGQFEKIVDKAFLLGSEKIDLPVMKVIAARYVFSSGTAVDLNLFNLDGSEVVN, from the coding sequence GTGGAAGAACGTATCCTCGAAATCGTGTTTTACCTCGTTGAGCATCTCCGCAGTCATAATGGTCAGATTGGTCCGTTTAACGTGATCTCCAAGGACTTGCGCAGCCGCGGCTTTACCGATTCGGAGATTTCATCAGCCTACGGCTGGTTTCTGGAGGAAATGCAGAAGGAAGGCGGCCGGATCAGTCCGACGGTCGGTTCCGCTCAGTCTTTTCGGGTTCTCAGTCCGCTGGAACTTGAGCACTTCACTCCGGACGCCGCCGGTTTCCTGATTCAGTTGCTAAGATTTCGGTTGATCAGTCCCGGCCAGTTTGAGAAGATCGTCGACAAGGCATTTCTGCTGGGTTCGGAGAAGATCGATCTGCCGGTCATGAAGGTCATTGCGGCGCGCTACGTCTTCTCGTCCGGTACGGCCGTCGATCTCAACCTCTTCAATCTTGACGGCTCCGAAGTCGTCAACTAA